In one Cloacibacillus porcorum genomic region, the following are encoded:
- a CDS encoding winged helix-turn-helix transcriptional regulator: MNEVMSYEEFLDRVHDGIVTPSGNCPVTLVMEMLQGKWKNIVLYELCIHNTVRFGELKKDLPGITNTMLTSTLRDLEDNGLIHREQYNEIPPRVEYSFTEKGRDLYPLFYAMMNWGFKYEKDLYPSKKYDS; the protein is encoded by the coding sequence ATGAACGAAGTTATGAGCTACGAAGAATTCCTTGACCGAGTCCATGATGGGATTGTCACTCCGTCGGGGAACTGCCCTGTTACGTTGGTGATGGAGATGCTGCAGGGTAAGTGGAAAAATATCGTTCTGTATGAATTATGCATCCACAATACGGTCAGATTTGGTGAATTGAAGAAAGACCTACCCGGAATCACTAACACGATGCTAACCTCCACGCTCCGGGATTTAGAAGATAATGGCCTTATCCACAGGGAGCAATATAATGAAATTCCGCCGCGAGTGGAATATTCCTTCACAGAAAAGGGACGAGACCTTTATCCTCTGTTCTACGCCATGATGAACTGGGGATTCAAATACGAAAAAGACCTCTATCCATCAAAAAAATATGACTCTTAA
- a CDS encoding excinuclease ABC subunit A, with amino-acid sequence MKREHTAPTHIEVRGARANNLKDIDVDIPLNRFVAVCGVSGSGKSTLATDVLYAEGARRYLQALSTYTRRRIGQSARPDVERIRYLPSAVALRQRPVVPGIRSTLGTMSELLNILRLSFSRLGSHLCPNGHRLPPSLDTARLGRCVCPECGVEFVPFSAEDFAFNSLGACPECRGTGVVEEIDESRLIADPNKSINEGAVAGWRVPGSFFYVPTAEAIGIPIDIPFKDLTEEQKGFVLHGKMSGKTQVSVMTGAGKVYEMKAQYLNAADAVAHAYNGTESEKIRTRLAEQFYHIGICRSCHGGRFAPKLLTTLLAGKNIAEVSALSLAALEAYAGSVPETLPEVMRPMARKLMGELAEGIAPLLALGLSYLSIDRGGGTLSTGELQRVQLARTLRSETTGVLYVLDEPSIGLHPQNAEGLTDVFSRLREQGNSLVVVDHDIDILRQADWLIEMGVGAGENGGRVIAEGTVASVEGDPRSVIGGYLSGAERLLVREGGEAAKDKGVISVEVDEIYTLKDVTVRIPCGKLTAVTGVSGSGKSTLILDCLVPAVRAAVRRQPLPSHVVRAETAGIRRVVMVDAVPVGQNTRSTLATYSGIMDGVRALFAATDEAQKRGWDAGHFSYNLKSGACGTCGGTGIVSLDIQYLPDMDLVCPDCGGRRYSPETLEVRWQGMSVADVLDLSVDEACGVFKDNGLIREKLESLEGLGLGYLKLGEATSALSGGEAQRMKLVSELGRDQRGTLFVFDEPTTGLHPQDIRRLLQIFDRLIGAGGTVVVIEHDLDMIANADFIVDMGPGGGEEGGRIVASGGARDICGSEVSLTGRYLRRYAESYGVRW; translated from the coding sequence ATGAAAAGAGAGCATACGGCTCCCACACATATAGAGGTGCGCGGGGCGAGGGCAAACAATTTAAAGGATATTGACGTGGATATCCCGCTGAACCGCTTTGTAGCGGTCTGCGGCGTCTCCGGTTCGGGAAAGAGCACGCTCGCGACGGATGTTCTTTACGCGGAGGGGGCGCGGCGGTATTTACAGGCGCTGTCTACGTACACGCGCCGCCGTATCGGGCAGTCGGCGCGTCCCGACGTGGAGCGTATTCGTTATCTGCCGAGTGCCGTGGCGCTGCGTCAGCGTCCAGTAGTTCCCGGTATCAGGAGCACGCTGGGAACGATGAGCGAGCTTCTCAATATTCTGCGTCTTTCGTTTTCGCGGCTTGGTTCGCATCTTTGCCCTAACGGGCACAGGCTTCCCCCCTCTCTTGATACGGCGCGTCTGGGAAGGTGCGTATGTCCGGAGTGCGGCGTGGAGTTCGTCCCCTTTTCTGCCGAGGATTTTGCCTTCAATTCGCTGGGAGCCTGCCCCGAATGCCGCGGCACCGGCGTTGTGGAGGAGATTGACGAGAGCAGGCTTATCGCCGATCCCAATAAGAGTATCAACGAGGGGGCGGTCGCGGGCTGGCGGGTGCCCGGTTCGTTTTTTTATGTTCCCACGGCGGAGGCGATTGGTATTCCCATTGATATCCCCTTCAAGGATTTGACGGAGGAGCAGAAAGGCTTTGTTCTTCATGGGAAGATGAGCGGTAAGACTCAGGTCTCCGTAATGACCGGAGCAGGCAAGGTATATGAGATGAAGGCGCAGTATCTGAACGCGGCGGACGCGGTGGCGCACGCCTACAACGGCACCGAGAGCGAAAAAATCAGGACGAGGCTCGCGGAGCAGTTCTATCATATCGGGATCTGCCGGAGCTGCCACGGTGGCCGTTTCGCGCCGAAGCTTCTCACGACGCTTCTCGCGGGGAAAAATATCGCCGAGGTCTCGGCTCTTTCTCTCGCCGCTTTGGAGGCTTACGCGGGTTCCGTGCCGGAGACGCTGCCAGAGGTGATGCGCCCGATGGCGCGGAAGCTCATGGGGGAGCTGGCCGAGGGGATCGCGCCGCTGCTAGCCCTGGGGCTTTCTTATCTGTCGATCGACCGCGGAGGCGGCACTTTGTCAACGGGCGAGCTGCAGCGCGTGCAGCTCGCGCGGACGCTGCGCAGCGAAACGACGGGCGTGCTTTATGTGCTGGACGAACCCTCCATCGGCCTGCACCCCCAAAACGCGGAGGGGCTGACGGATGTATTCAGCAGGCTGCGGGAGCAGGGCAATTCTCTCGTCGTGGTCGATCATGACATAGATATCCTGCGCCAGGCCGATTGGCTGATCGAAATGGGCGTGGGGGCCGGAGAAAACGGAGGGAGGGTGATCGCCGAGGGGACGGTGGCGTCGGTCGAAGGAGATCCACGTTCCGTTATCGGCGGGTATCTCTCGGGCGCGGAGAGGCTGCTGGTCCGCGAAGGCGGCGAAGCGGCAAAGGATAAGGGCGTGATATCCGTCGAGGTTGATGAAATTTATACTTTGAAGGATGTAACGGTGCGGATTCCGTGCGGGAAGCTTACGGCGGTAACCGGCGTCTCAGGCTCCGGCAAGTCGACGCTGATTCTCGACTGCCTAGTCCCCGCGGTGCGGGCGGCGGTGAGGAGGCAGCCCCTGCCCTCTCACGTCGTGAGGGCGGAGACGGCAGGCATCCGCCGCGTCGTCATGGTCGACGCTGTCCCCGTGGGGCAGAATACGCGTTCGACGCTGGCGACCTATTCCGGCATCATGGACGGGGTGAGGGCCCTGTTCGCGGCGACTGATGAGGCTCAAAAAAGAGGCTGGGACGCGGGGCATTTTTCCTATAATCTGAAAAGCGGCGCCTGCGGGACCTGCGGCGGTACGGGGATCGTATCTCTCGATATCCAGTATCTGCCCGATATGGATCTGGTCTGTCCCGACTGCGGCGGCAGGAGGTATTCGCCGGAGACGCTTGAGGTCAGGTGGCAGGGGATGAGCGTCGCCGATGTGCTCGACCTCTCTGTGGACGAGGCCTGCGGGGTATTCAAAGATAACGGCCTCATCCGCGAAAAGCTGGAGTCGCTCGAGGGGCTTGGCCTCGGTTATCTGAAGCTGGGAGAGGCGACCTCCGCGCTCTCCGGCGGCGAGGCGCAGCGAATGAAGCTCGTATCGGAGCTGGGGCGTGACCAGCGGGGGACTCTTTTCGTCTTTGACGAGCCGACGACGGGGCTTCACCCGCAGGATATCCGCCGACTCCTGCAGATATTTGACCGGCTGATCGGGGCGGGGGGCACGGTCGTGGTCATTGAACATGACCTTGATATGATCGCCAACGCGGATTTTATCGTCGATATGGGCCCCGGCGGCGGGGAGGAGGGCGGTCGGATCGTCGCCTCTGGCGGCGCGAGGGATATATGTGGCAGTGAGGTGAGTTTAACGGGAAGGTATCTCAGAAGGTATGCGGAAAGTTATGGCGTCAGGTGGTGA
- a CDS encoding PhoH family protein codes for MIIRSELSDKKSLLGRFNGKCIVPLESLKKEPFGIKPKNVGQRFMQEALMQSADAAPLVIIKGPAGTAKTFYSLAVGLEKIMNGPEREYRRILVTRPNVQFDSDIGFLPGSEQEKIAPFLRPVIDNLEVLVDRDEKERYKDEYELAGKIEELFARDYIAAEALNFVRGRTITKTYLIIDEAQNLTPKQAKGIITRVGKGTKIVMVGDPEQIDHPFLDERTNGLSYASEKMKGSSLCFQLSMEPDECERSPLAFDAASRM; via the coding sequence GTGATCATACGCTCCGAGCTCTCGGATAAAAAGAGCCTGCTCGGACGCTTCAACGGAAAGTGCATCGTGCCGCTGGAGAGCCTGAAAAAAGAGCCCTTCGGCATCAAGCCGAAGAACGTCGGCCAGCGCTTCATGCAGGAGGCGCTGATGCAAAGCGCCGATGCCGCGCCGCTCGTGATAATAAAGGGCCCCGCAGGGACGGCAAAGACCTTCTATTCTCTCGCGGTGGGGCTGGAAAAAATTATGAATGGCCCGGAGAGGGAATACCGCCGGATACTGGTCACGCGCCCCAACGTGCAGTTCGATTCCGATATCGGCTTCCTGCCGGGCAGCGAGCAGGAGAAGATCGCCCCCTTCCTGCGCCCCGTCATCGACAACCTCGAGGTGCTCGTCGACCGCGACGAGAAAGAGCGTTACAAAGACGAATATGAGCTTGCGGGCAAAATAGAGGAACTTTTCGCGCGCGACTATATCGCCGCCGAGGCGCTCAACTTCGTGCGCGGACGCACCATCACCAAAACATACCTGATAATCGACGAGGCGCAGAACCTCACGCCCAAACAGGCAAAGGGCATCATCACGCGCGTCGGCAAAGGCACGAAGATCGTCATGGTAGGCGACCCGGAGCAGATAGACCATCCCTTCCTCGACGAACGCACAAACGGCCTCTCCTACGCCAGCGAAAAGATGAAGGGCAGCTCCCTCTGCTTTCAGCTGTCGATGGAACCCGACGAATGCGAACGCTCACCGCTGGCCTTCGACGCCGCCTCCCGCATGTAA
- a CDS encoding PIN domain-containing protein: MNKVYVLDTNVMIQSPLALLSFEENDVVLPIVCLEELDRLKSDEGERGANARETIRILEKLRLAGNLLAGVKLPDGGTLRVEANFVNVTLPEGLPEVKNDNRILKICKGLADGGERIILVSKDILVRLKAQMMGLTAEDFTTEQSPRLTEQYTGRAVVYTADENMGGFKKKGLPVEDGLPYKGR, from the coding sequence ATGAACAAGGTCTATGTGCTCGACACAAATGTGATGATCCAGTCGCCGCTGGCTCTCCTGTCATTTGAAGAGAACGACGTGGTGCTGCCGATCGTCTGTCTGGAGGAGCTCGACAGGCTCAAAAGCGACGAGGGAGAGCGCGGAGCCAACGCGCGGGAGACCATCCGCATCCTCGAAAAGCTGCGGCTCGCGGGTAACCTGCTCGCGGGCGTGAAGCTGCCTGACGGCGGAACTCTGAGGGTGGAGGCCAATTTTGTAAATGTCACGCTCCCCGAGGGACTTCCCGAGGTAAAAAACGACAACCGCATCCTAAAAATATGCAAGGGGCTCGCGGACGGCGGAGAGCGCATCATCCTCGTCAGCAAAGATATCCTCGTGCGGCTCAAAGCGCAGATGATGGGGCTCACGGCGGAGGACTTCACCACCGAGCAGTCCCCCAGACTTACGGAACAGTACACGGGACGCGCGGTAGTTTATACCGCCGACGAAAACATGGGCGGTTTCAAGAAAAAGGGGCTCCCCGTCGAAGACGGTCTACCTTATAAGGGGAGATGA
- a CDS encoding TatD family hydrolase, protein MMFLVDTHCHLNREYYPDGLAEVFARVADNDVRRMVFASADVATSREAAALASAQTDAPEIYALAGVHPHEAENVSPSYIAELEAIAADERVCAVGEIGLDYFYDHSPREVQRRVFSEQIELAKRIGKPIVIHVRDAQNRAEGDANGEVYAMLREQGADAVGGVIHCFSGHAEDAKAALELGFYISFAGPVTYPKNQALREIAMTVPLDRILCETDSPYLAPQGFRGRQNEPWHVRSVYEYLSMLMGLPLEEFAQAVKENGERIFGWGR, encoded by the coding sequence ATGATGTTTTTGGTTGATACGCATTGTCATTTGAATAGAGAATATTACCCCGACGGTCTGGCGGAGGTCTTCGCGCGCGTCGCCGATAACGATGTGCGGCGTATGGTGTTCGCCTCCGCGGATGTCGCGACGAGCCGCGAGGCGGCGGCGCTTGCTTCCGCGCAGACGGATGCGCCGGAGATATACGCGCTTGCCGGCGTGCATCCGCACGAGGCGGAGAATGTCTCCCCCTCTTATATCGCGGAGCTTGAGGCGATCGCCGCGGACGAAAGGGTCTGCGCCGTCGGCGAGATAGGCCTTGATTATTTCTACGACCATTCGCCGCGTGAGGTACAGCGCCGCGTATTTTCCGAGCAGATAGAGCTTGCGAAGAGGATTGGCAAACCGATTGTCATCCATGTGCGCGACGCGCAGAACAGGGCGGAGGGCGACGCCAACGGCGAGGTGTACGCGATGCTCCGCGAGCAGGGGGCGGATGCGGTAGGCGGCGTCATTCACTGTTTCTCGGGCCACGCGGAGGACGCAAAGGCGGCGCTCGAGCTTGGCTTTTATATCTCCTTTGCCGGTCCCGTCACCTATCCGAAGAATCAGGCGCTGCGCGAGATCGCGATGACGGTGCCGCTGGACCGCATCCTCTGCGAGACAGATTCGCCCTATCTCGCACCGCAGGGCTTCCGCGGCAGGCAGAACGAGCCGTGGCATGTACGTTCGGTCTACGAGTATCTTTCGATGCTCATGGGGCTTCCGCTTGAGGAGTTTGCTCAGGCGGTTAAGGAGAACGGCGAAAGAATATTCGGATGGGGCAGGTAG
- the tgt gene encoding tRNA guanosine(34) transglycosylase Tgt, with translation MFEYKLTAQCPETGARAGEFTTPHGVIKTPVFMPVGTQATVKAMTPPELEGLGAQIILGNTYHLHMRPGEDIVEEAGGLHRFMGWNHPILTDSGGFQVFSLANINKIKEDGVKFRSHIDGSRHFMRPEDSMAIQQKLGSDIAMAFDECVSLPTTPEYSREAMERTIRWAGRCREYHSRPDQALFGIVQGALYESQRIECIERLEEIGFPGYGIGGLSVGESHAEMYRVLDALSPHMPQDKPRYLMGVGFPTNLVEGIARGIDMFDCVLPTRNGRNGQLLTSFGKMNIKNLAFARDYTPVDPNCGCYVCRNFTRAYLRHLYTAGEILAARLCSWHNLYFLVNLVNDARQAIIEGRFPAFRRNFMENFMEGAYLNE, from the coding sequence ATGTTTGAATATAAGCTGACGGCACAGTGTCCGGAGACCGGCGCGCGCGCCGGGGAGTTTACAACGCCGCACGGAGTGATAAAGACGCCGGTCTTTATGCCGGTGGGGACGCAGGCCACCGTCAAGGCGATGACGCCGCCCGAGCTGGAGGGGCTGGGCGCGCAGATAATCCTCGGCAATACCTATCATCTCCATATGCGTCCCGGAGAGGATATCGTCGAAGAGGCGGGCGGGCTGCACCGCTTTATGGGCTGGAATCACCCGATCCTGACGGACAGCGGCGGTTTTCAGGTCTTTTCGCTCGCTAATATAAATAAGATAAAAGAGGACGGCGTCAAGTTCCGTTCGCATATCGACGGCAGCCGCCACTTTATGCGTCCCGAGGATTCGATGGCGATACAGCAGAAACTCGGCAGCGATATCGCGATGGCCTTTGACGAATGCGTCTCTTTGCCGACGACGCCCGAATATTCGCGCGAGGCGATGGAACGCACGATACGCTGGGCGGGGCGCTGCCGCGAATATCACAGCCGCCCGGACCAGGCGCTCTTCGGCATCGTCCAGGGGGCGCTCTACGAGAGCCAGCGCATTGAGTGTATCGAACGGCTGGAAGAGATCGGCTTTCCCGGCTACGGTATCGGCGGCCTCTCCGTCGGCGAGAGCCACGCGGAGATGTACCGCGTACTTGACGCGCTTTCGCCGCATATGCCGCAGGACAAGCCGCGTTATCTTATGGGCGTCGGTTTTCCGACGAACCTCGTGGAGGGCATCGCGCGCGGGATCGACATGTTCGACTGCGTGCTGCCCACGCGCAACGGACGCAACGGGCAGCTGCTGACGAGCTTTGGCAAGATGAATATCAAGAATCTCGCCTTCGCGCGCGACTATACGCCGGTGGACCCAAACTGCGGCTGCTATGTCTGCCGCAATTTTACACGTGCCTATCTACGCCACCTTTACACGGCGGGAGAGATTTTGGCGGCGCGTCTTTGCAGCTGGCACAACCTTTATTTCCTTGTGAATCTGGTGAACGACGCGCGGCAGGCGATAATCGAGGGCCGCTTCCCGGCCTTCCGCCGCAATTTTATGGAAAACTTTATGGAGGGCGCCTATCTCAATGAATGA
- a CDS encoding L-threonylcarbamoyladenylate synthase: MNDLGHSEEISASESMPERASTAERAAARMASLSPEQRELTERGAEIIRAGGLVAFPTETVYGLGANALDAEAVKRIYETKGRPSDNPLILHVSSIAMTERLVEINWRARLLMEKFWPGPLSIVLPAKEIVPARTRGGLPTAAVRMPDTAVALALIEKSGLPIAAPSANISGRPSPTDAATVRQEIGDIIPLVIDGGDTRLGLESTVIDMTGEHPVLLRPGGLPKEAVEAALNMEVLLPQDQKIIRRSPGTRYRHYAPSIPLRLTAPHAIPVEAENWAWLGTKIPNGAPRIKIIFKDDAEYAKELFRALRTLEKSGAQIIYAELPEENGIGRALKDRLTRAAGG, encoded by the coding sequence ATGAATGATCTGGGGCACAGTGAAGAAATCTCTGCCTCCGAATCCATGCCGGAGCGCGCTTCGACCGCGGAGCGCGCGGCGGCGAGAATGGCCTCGCTCTCTCCCGAACAGCGGGAGCTGACGGAGCGGGGGGCGGAGATAATAAGGGCGGGTGGGCTCGTCGCCTTCCCGACGGAGACCGTATACGGCCTCGGCGCGAACGCGCTTGACGCGGAGGCGGTGAAGAGGATATATGAAACGAAGGGCCGCCCCTCGGACAACCCGCTGATTCTTCACGTCTCCTCGATCGCGATGACGGAAAGGCTTGTCGAAATAAACTGGCGCGCGCGCCTGCTGATGGAGAAATTCTGGCCGGGGCCGCTTTCGATAGTGCTGCCGGCGAAAGAGATCGTCCCCGCGCGCACGCGCGGCGGCCTTCCGACGGCGGCGGTGCGTATGCCTGATACCGCCGTGGCGCTTGCGCTGATAGAAAAATCCGGCCTGCCGATCGCCGCCCCGAGCGCCAATATCAGCGGCCGCCCCAGCCCGACCGATGCCGCGACGGTGCGGCAGGAGATAGGGGATATCATTCCCCTCGTCATCGACGGCGGCGACACACGCCTTGGCCTTGAGTCGACGGTCATTGATATGACGGGAGAGCACCCCGTGCTGCTGCGCCCCGGAGGCCTGCCGAAAGAGGCTGTCGAGGCGGCTCTTAATATGGAGGTTCTGCTGCCCCAGGACCAGAAGATTATCCGGCGTTCCCCCGGTACAAGGTACCGCCACTACGCGCCGTCGATACCGCTGAGGCTGACGGCCCCGCACGCGATACCGGTAGAGGCCGAAAACTGGGCCTGGCTCGGCACGAAAATACCCAACGGCGCGCCGCGTATAAAGATAATCTTCAAGGACGACGCCGAATACGCGAAGGAGCTCTTCCGCGCGCTGCGCACCCTCGAAAAGAGCGGCGCGCAGATCATCTACGCCGAACTCCCCGAAGAAAACGGCATCGGCCGCGCCCTAAAAGACCGCCTGACAAGGGCGGCGGGGGGATAG
- the cas5 gene encoding CRISPR-associated protein Cas5: MLKQYMVSCEIAGRHALFSDPSMGDSPGSYPVPTASAVCGIFSAVNWGPAVTIIPQKVEICSPIRFENYITNYGGPLRHSGSISGDNNYQLLASILVDVCYKLHASVRPLRQNREKMTDGARRWDANTTSPGHAYKAIFERRLKRGQFFHTPCLGWKEFTPTYFGPLRETTSPCKEINLVIPSLLMSVFPDGYDSKPRFAFAQNVEVREGVMFYPQEEASCNAE, from the coding sequence ATGTTAAAACAGTATATGGTTTCTTGTGAAATTGCCGGCCGCCATGCTCTTTTTTCCGATCCGTCTATGGGCGATAGTCCCGGGTCTTATCCCGTACCTACGGCTTCTGCTGTATGCGGAATTTTTTCCGCGGTAAATTGGGGGCCTGCTGTGACGATTATACCGCAGAAAGTGGAAATATGTTCGCCAATCAGGTTTGAAAATTACATCACTAATTATGGCGGGCCGCTGCGGCATTCTGGCAGCATCAGCGGGGATAATAATTATCAGCTTCTGGCTTCCATACTGGTCGATGTATGTTATAAGCTTCACGCGTCAGTTCGGCCGCTCCGGCAGAACAGAGAGAAGATGACAGATGGTGCGCGGCGCTGGGACGCGAATACGACCTCTCCTGGACATGCTTATAAGGCGATTTTTGAGCGCCGCCTTAAGCGTGGCCAGTTTTTTCATACGCCATGTTTAGGATGGAAAGAATTCACACCTACATATTTTGGCCCATTACGCGAGACGACCTCTCCATGCAAAGAAATCAACTTAGTGATCCCCAGCCTGTTAATGAGCGTTTTTCCGGACGGCTATGACTCAAAACCGCGCTTTGCCTTTGCACAAAATGTAGAGGTACGCGAAGGCGTAATGTTCTATCCCCAAGAGGAGGCATCCTGCAATGCTGAATGA
- a CDS encoding type I CRISPR-associated protein Cas7, with the protein MANEFLNRGTGLLVLEVINSNPNGDPDSDGAPRVRYDGRGEISPVSFKRKLRDLVEDKDGPVWQHISENMHLNSENFMILESRGRDRKLITKEIKEGTFVGRYWDGRIFGNTFLEDAMDKASIKTGVVQFGMGVSISPVSTEAQTNTNKAGVQEGKNQGMAPMAYKIVTHGLYVMPFFINPNYAHKSGCTKMDIELMKALIPYAYTHNRSAIRPFVEIRQAWFCEHRNPLGSCSDFDLIDALMPKRLGDIDKPSDSLKDYELVTSLPDELKDRVSCVDLMAL; encoded by the coding sequence ATGGCTAATGAATTTCTTAATAGAGGTACCGGGCTGCTTGTTCTTGAAGTGATCAATTCGAATCCTAACGGAGACCCTGATTCGGACGGGGCTCCGCGTGTCAGATATGATGGCCGCGGAGAGATTTCGCCTGTATCTTTTAAGAGGAAACTGCGCGACCTCGTGGAAGACAAGGATGGTCCTGTTTGGCAGCATATCAGCGAAAATATGCATCTTAACAGTGAAAACTTTATGATACTTGAATCACGCGGACGCGACCGTAAGCTGATAACCAAAGAGATAAAAGAGGGTACGTTCGTCGGGCGATACTGGGACGGGAGAATATTTGGCAATACATTCCTTGAAGACGCGATGGATAAAGCCAGCATAAAGACGGGAGTCGTCCAGTTCGGGATGGGAGTATCAATTTCTCCCGTATCCACCGAAGCCCAGACGAACACGAACAAAGCCGGGGTACAAGAAGGGAAAAATCAGGGAATGGCGCCGATGGCCTACAAGATAGTTACTCATGGTCTTTATGTGATGCCATTTTTTATCAACCCGAATTATGCGCATAAGTCAGGCTGCACTAAGATGGATATCGAACTGATGAAGGCTCTTATCCCCTACGCATATACGCATAACCGTTCGGCGATCCGTCCGTTTGTCGAGATACGTCAGGCGTGGTTCTGTGAACATAGGAATCCGCTTGGCTCCTGCTCGGACTTTGATCTGATCGACGCTCTGATGCCCAAGCGTCTGGGGGATATAGACAAGCCGTCAGACAGCCTGAAGGACTATGAACTTGTCACGTCATTGCCCGACGAACTTAAGGATAGGGTCTCATGTGTGGACCTGATGGCCCTGTAG